A single genomic interval of Miscanthus floridulus cultivar M001 unplaced genomic scaffold, ASM1932011v1 os_1000_1_2, whole genome shotgun sequence harbors:
- the LOC136533570 gene encoding uncharacterized protein, whose protein sequence is MDGGSSLNILYASTLNKMGIPRSSMRPSKALFYGIVPGKEAIPLRHIRLNVTFGQSDNFWKEPLTFEVVDFPGVYHDLLGWPCFTKFMVVSNYTYLKLKMPSPNGVITIEGGFE, encoded by the coding sequence atggatggaggcagcagcctcaacatcctctatgccagcaCCCTCAACAAGATGGGCATCCCACGAAGTAGCATGCGCCCCAGCAAGGCACTATTCTATGGGATCGTCCCAGGGAAGGAAGCCATCCCACTCAGGCACATTCGGCTCAACGTCACCTTCGGCCAATCGGACAACTTCTGgaaggagccactcaccttcgaggtagtggaCTTCCCCGGTGTCTACCATGATCTCCTTGGCTGGCCATGTTTCACTAAGTTCATGGTCgtctccaactacacctacctaaagctaaagatgcccaGCCCaaatggggtcatcaccattgaggGCGGCTTCGAGTAG